A genomic region of Amphiura filiformis chromosome 6, Afil_fr2py, whole genome shotgun sequence contains the following coding sequences:
- the LOC140154817 gene encoding dynein axonemal assembly factor 19-like, with product MADLREDKIDFQKLERELEAAVETDAQYWRENDAKMRAVEQRVETYEQFKDMVAAAHIRPLDKEDKQGMLSTRNQPWNPYYRKTKEGNNKSVADDENLKKDLPVLPSNSNDFTKQWRKLKENLLKYNYLLDIGGDRLVKIFHAEISFGLLGDILSVLNQCLEPSHSEAVMHILTSLSETNRFSLSFDFLSKTEKTQCCELISKLENYCTGGDEEVGNVAGNGGGQDQFDGRLNDIGDKLNENSSNSKAETEEKKQDESDKNQQEVTLNESDNQGSDNQEIVSKETLERLKKIYKILPLGR from the exons ATGGCAGACCTAAGAGAAGACAAAATAGATTTCCAGAAATTAGAAAGAGAATTGGAGGCTGCTGTTGAGACAGATGCACAGTACTGGAGAGAAAATGATGCCAAGATGAGGGCTGTGGAGCAGAGGGTGGAAACTTATGAACAGTTTAA AGACATGGTTGCAGCAGCTCATATCAGACCATTGGACAAGGAGGACAAACAAGGAATGCTGAGTACTCGTAACCAACCATGGAATCCATATTACAGGAAGACAAAGGAAGGCAATAACAAATCTGTGGCAGATGATGAAAACCTGAAAAAG GACTTACCAGTGCTTCCAAGTAATAGCAATGACTTTACAAAACAGTGGAGAAAACTGAAAGAAAACTTGCTGAAGTACAACTACCTCCTTGATATAGGAGGGGACAGATTAGTCAAGATTTTCCATGCGGAAATCAGTTTTGGCTTACTTGGTGACATTCTCTCGGTGCTTAATCAATGCTTGGAACCATCGCATTCAGAAGCAGTTATGCATATATTGACTTCTTTGTCGGAGACTAACAGATTTAGCTTATCTTTTGACTTTCTCAGTAAAACTGAAAAGACTCAGTGTTGTGAGTTAATAAGTAAACTTGAAAACTATTGCACTGGAGGTGATGAAGAAGTTGGTAATGTCGCTGGAAACGGAGGAGGACAAGATCAATTTGACGGCAGATTAAATGATATTGGAGATAAATTGAATGAAAACTCATCAAACTCAAAGGCAGAGACTGAGGAGAAGAAACAAGATGAGTCCGACAAGAACCAGCAAGAAGTAACATTGAATGAAAGCGATAACCAGGGAAGTGATAATCAGGAGATTGTTAGCAAGGAAACATTGGAAAGATTAAAAAAGATTTATAAAATACTTCCTTTAGGTCGATAA